In Pedobacter heparinus DSM 2366, the following are encoded in one genomic region:
- a CDS encoding S46 family peptidase, with amino-acid sequence MIKRTVYLLLCAIVLSFGNTVKADEGMWIPMLIGKNYEQMKKQGFKLTAKDLYNANGSSLKDAIVHFGGFCTGEIVSDKGLIFTNHHCGYDAIASNSTPQNNILDNGFYAKNYGEEKPINGLFVRFLQRMEDVTAKVNEATKGLKGAEKESKMLQVFETIAKAAVTGPTIEANVKDFYKSNQFILFVYERFDDVRLVGAPPQNIGKFGGDTDNWEWPRQTGDFSVFRVYAAKNNAPAKYSVENVPYKPKKFLPVSIKGVKNGDFSIVYGYPGRTDRYLTSYGVDMATEKVNPTIVKLRDIRLKAWKAEMDKDVSLRLKLSSKYAQIANYWKYFIGQTEQLKRLKVSDNKRKEEKSFTEWAAQKTEFAGLMEQYDQIYKDYDPIAVQRTYINEGFLASGWVSNAITIGRSWAAMEQKKGDENFAGQVKTSVNQAIATYGETYNEAADKKIFAQILAAFYNDVPVKSQPKFYAALAEKYWTGNPETTFQKYADYLWENSKLIRPEKLKAFMATNPSLETIKEDPGYKYAVNLYPPDYIKTNFGSAVADFETKKAELDHLYLKAVLEKNAGKLMYPDANSTMRLSYGNVQDYPPKDGMVYKTTTTIEGVMQKYIPGDSEFDLPANLIENYNKKNFGQYGNDGTLTVGFITNNDITGGNSGSPVINGNGELIGLAFDGNWEAMSGDIAFDKKFKRTICVDVRYVLWCIDVLGGAKNIISELDIRKK; translated from the coding sequence ATGATAAAAAGAACAGTTTATCTGCTGTTATGCGCCATAGTATTGTCTTTTGGCAATACTGTTAAAGCAGATGAAGGGATGTGGATCCCGATGCTGATAGGTAAAAACTATGAGCAAATGAAAAAGCAGGGCTTTAAACTTACCGCTAAAGACCTGTACAATGCCAATGGTTCCAGCTTAAAAGATGCCATCGTTCATTTTGGCGGCTTTTGTACAGGTGAGATTGTATCAGACAAGGGATTGATCTTCACCAATCACCATTGCGGTTATGATGCCATTGCTTCTAACTCTACTCCTCAGAACAACATTCTTGACAATGGTTTTTATGCAAAAAACTATGGCGAGGAAAAACCGATTAACGGTCTGTTTGTACGCTTTCTGCAAAGAATGGAAGATGTAACCGCTAAAGTTAATGAAGCTACAAAAGGTTTAAAAGGAGCAGAAAAAGAATCTAAAATGCTGCAGGTATTTGAGACCATTGCAAAAGCTGCTGTTACAGGGCCAACCATTGAGGCCAATGTAAAAGATTTTTATAAGTCTAACCAGTTTATCTTGTTTGTTTATGAGCGTTTTGATGACGTACGCCTGGTGGGTGCCCCTCCTCAGAACATAGGTAAGTTTGGCGGAGATACAGACAACTGGGAATGGCCGCGCCAGACAGGTGATTTCTCTGTGTTCAGGGTATATGCGGCGAAAAACAATGCCCCGGCAAAATATTCGGTAGAAAATGTACCTTATAAACCTAAAAAGTTTCTTCCGGTTTCTATTAAAGGGGTAAAAAATGGCGACTTCTCTATCGTTTATGGTTATCCGGGCCGTACAGACAGGTACCTGACCTCCTATGGGGTAGACATGGCCACAGAAAAGGTAAATCCTACGATCGTTAAACTACGCGACATCCGCCTGAAAGCCTGGAAAGCTGAAATGGATAAAGATGTAAGCCTGCGCTTAAAGCTATCGTCCAAATATGCACAGATTGCCAATTACTGGAAATATTTTATCGGGCAGACAGAGCAATTGAAACGCTTAAAAGTTTCGGATAATAAACGTAAGGAAGAAAAATCATTTACAGAATGGGCTGCCCAAAAAACAGAATTTGCAGGCTTGATGGAACAATATGATCAGATCTACAAAGATTATGATCCAATTGCCGTTCAGCGTACTTATATCAATGAAGGTTTCCTGGCTTCTGGCTGGGTTAGCAATGCCATTACGATAGGACGTTCATGGGCAGCTATGGAACAGAAAAAAGGTGACGAAAATTTTGCCGGACAGGTAAAAACAAGTGTAAACCAGGCCATAGCTACTTACGGAGAAACCTATAATGAGGCGGCAGATAAAAAGATCTTTGCCCAGATACTGGCTGCATTTTACAACGACGTACCGGTTAAATCGCAGCCTAAGTTTTATGCAGCGCTAGCCGAAAAATACTGGACAGGAAACCCTGAAACGACCTTTCAGAAATATGCAGATTACCTGTGGGAAAACAGTAAGCTGATCAGACCCGAGAAATTAAAGGCATTTATGGCCACCAACCCTTCGCTGGAAACCATTAAAGAAGATCCTGGATATAAATATGCGGTAAACCTGTACCCTCCTGATTACATCAAAACGAACTTTGGCTCGGCTGTAGCTGATTTTGAAACCAAAAAGGCAGAACTTGACCACCTGTACCTGAAGGCTGTGCTGGAAAAAAATGCAGGCAAGCTGATGTACCCGGATGCCAACTCTACCATGAGGCTTAGCTACGGCAACGTACAGGATTATCCTCCGAAAGATGGCATGGTCTATAAAACCACCACTACCATTGAAGGTGTGATGCAGAAGTATATCCCGGGCGACAGTGAATTTGATTTACCGGCCAACCTGATTGAGAATTACAACAAAAAGAATTTTGGTCAGTATGGTAACGACGGTACTTTAACAGTTGGCTTTATTACCAATAATGACATTACAGGTGGAAATTCGGGTTCTCCGGTAATTAATGGCAATGGCGAACTGATCGGTCTTGCTTTTGACGGCAACTGGGAAGCCATGAGTGGCGATATTGCGTTTGATAAAAAGTTTAAACGTACCATTTGTGTAGATGTACGCTATGTACTTTGGTGCATTGATGTATTGGGCGGCGCGAAGAATATCATTAGCGAGCTTGATATCAGGAAGAAATAA
- a CDS encoding RagB/SusD family nutrient uptake outer membrane protein, which yields MKRIFFVSILAVLFACSKLDQQPKSTVGKEAVFQSEKGLELYATSFYTLLPTYTDILRGDNMSDYIARKDVPDFIRDGAYGPRQSTGWTWTDLRNINYFLENNVNTSIPKEVREHYNGLARFFRAWFYFAKVKRFGDVPWINRTFEVNDPEMMKGRDSRVLVMDSVLRDLDYATQHIRTTEDGSRSMITKFVAYAFKSRVCLFEGTFRKYHTNYGLQQTAANWLTEAATAAKIVMDQNKFSLYIGGADSKPYRELFVSKAPIASEVMLANIYSDALGIFHDANWYYTSATYGDRASFTRSFINTYLNIDGTPFTNKAGYKTMIFADEVENRDKRLEQTIRTKSYNRINGGNLLVSPPLFSYTYTGYQPTKWVLDDTFYDSGSMNNNIIPIFRYAEVLLNYAEAKAELGTLSDTDWNTTIGALRRRAGITQNTATKPTLADPYLMAEYFPGITDPSILEIRRERGIELALEGFRFYDLVRWKSGKLIEKTWNGMYVPALNTPLDLNKDGVMDVAFYRTLPNSQVPGVTYMNVAETVSGRPNAMVLSEGDKGEIKWLVTTPRVWQDKFYLYPIPESDRLMNPALGQNPDW from the coding sequence ATGAAAAGAATATTTTTTGTTTCCATACTGGCAGTTTTGTTTGCATGCAGTAAACTGGACCAGCAACCAAAATCAACAGTGGGCAAAGAGGCCGTGTTCCAGAGCGAAAAAGGACTGGAACTGTATGCCACCTCATTTTATACCTTACTTCCAACTTATACAGACATCCTCAGGGGAGATAACATGTCTGATTATATCGCCCGCAAGGATGTTCCTGATTTCATTAGGGATGGTGCTTATGGGCCGCGTCAAAGCACAGGATGGACATGGACAGATCTTAGAAATATCAATTATTTCCTGGAGAACAATGTCAATACTTCTATCCCTAAGGAAGTGAGGGAACATTACAATGGCTTGGCCAGATTTTTTAGAGCCTGGTTTTATTTTGCAAAAGTAAAGCGCTTTGGTGATGTGCCTTGGATCAACCGGACTTTTGAAGTGAATGATCCTGAAATGATGAAAGGTCGTGATTCACGTGTATTGGTGATGGATTCTGTACTCAGAGACCTTGATTATGCTACGCAGCATATCCGCACTACAGAAGATGGCTCCAGATCAATGATTACCAAATTCGTTGCCTACGCATTTAAATCGAGGGTTTGTTTGTTTGAAGGAACTTTTCGTAAATATCATACCAATTATGGCTTACAACAAACGGCAGCCAATTGGTTAACTGAAGCTGCAACTGCCGCCAAGATTGTTATGGATCAGAATAAGTTTTCACTTTATATCGGTGGTGCGGACTCGAAACCCTACCGTGAACTGTTTGTAAGCAAAGCGCCAATAGCATCTGAAGTGATGCTGGCCAATATCTATAGTGATGCACTTGGGATTTTCCATGATGCCAACTGGTATTATACCAGCGCTACTTATGGTGACAGGGCCAGTTTTACCAGGTCATTTATCAACACTTACTTAAATATAGACGGAACACCCTTTACCAATAAGGCCGGCTACAAAACCATGATTTTTGCTGATGAAGTAGAAAACAGGGATAAACGACTGGAACAAACTATTCGCACAAAAAGTTACAATAGGATTAATGGTGGAAACCTGCTGGTTTCACCACCACTTTTCTCTTATACTTATACAGGTTATCAACCTACTAAATGGGTACTGGACGATACTTTTTACGATAGTGGAAGTATGAACAATAACATCATCCCGATATTCAGATATGCAGAGGTGCTGTTAAATTATGCAGAAGCAAAGGCCGAATTGGGTACATTATCTGATACAGACTGGAATACAACAATAGGGGCACTAAGAAGGAGGGCAGGCATTACACAAAATACGGCTACCAAGCCAACACTTGCCGATCCTTATTTAATGGCAGAATATTTCCCTGGTATTACTGACCCTTCTATTCTGGAAATCAGGAGGGAACGTGGAATTGAACTTGCATTGGAAGGATTCAGATTTTATGACCTGGTACGCTGGAAAAGTGGAAAGCTGATAGAAAAGACATGGAATGGTATGTATGTTCCGGCATTGAATACCCCATTAGACCTGAATAAAGACGGCGTAATGGATGTTGCCTTTTATAGAACACTACCTAATAGCCAGGTACCCGGGGTAACTTATATGAATGTTGCTGAAACCGTCAGCGGCCGTCCAAATGCTATGGTATTGTCTGAGGGCGATAAAGGGGAGATCAAATGGCTGGTTACTACTCCTAGGGTTTGGCAAGATAAATTTTACCTGTATCCTATTCCGGAAAGTGACCGTTTGATGAATCCTGCGTTGGGGCAAAACCCTGACTGGTAA
- a CDS encoding DinB family protein → MTTENNHSETLAITSFAFGTDMLNAWLGHRRLTRRVIEAFPEDKIFDYSIGGMRPFADMVKELLDISGPGIKGIATDEWPEATGFSNHSAKDVAATKAVLLQLWDQATEEIKTYWPKINEARFQENTVVFGMYEGQVFSSILYFIDNEIHHRAQGTVYLRSLGIEPPAFWNRD, encoded by the coding sequence ATGACAACTGAAAACAACCACAGCGAAACACTTGCCATTACTTCTTTTGCCTTCGGTACCGACATGCTGAATGCATGGCTCGGACACCGCCGCCTTACCAGGAGGGTAATTGAGGCTTTCCCTGAAGATAAAATATTCGATTATTCCATTGGCGGGATGCGTCCCTTTGCCGACATGGTAAAAGAACTGCTGGATATTTCCGGGCCTGGTATTAAAGGAATTGCAACAGATGAATGGCCGGAAGCTACAGGTTTCAGCAACCATTCGGCTAAAGATGTCGCAGCTACCAAAGCAGTTCTGCTGCAATTATGGGATCAGGCAACAGAAGAGATCAAAACCTATTGGCCTAAAATCAATGAAGCCCGTTTTCAGGAAAATACCGTTGTTTTTGGTATGTACGAAGGACAGGTGTTCTCCAGCATTCTTTATTTTATTGACAATGAGATTCACCACCGTGCCCAGGGAACTGTTTACCTGCGCAGCCTGGGTATAGAGCCACCTGCATTCTGGAACAGGGACTGA
- a CDS encoding AGE family epimerase/isomerase has translation MSETEYIALYKSNLLDDVVPFWANNSIDDENGGFFTCLSKEGEVYDTDKFIWLQCRQVWTFSMLYLNVEKNPAWLEIAENGAAFLIKHGRNENKDWYFSLTKEGKPLVQAYNIFSDCFASMAFAQLSKATGNSSYAEIARETFDNILKRQNNPKGKYSKAYPGTRDLQGFSLPMILCNLVLEIEHLLDSSLVEDVLKNGVDTVVNKFYKPEYGLILENIDLNNNFNDSYEGRLINPGHGLESMWFVMDIAERNNDTALIRKCVDISLSILEFGWDKENRGIFYFLDVKGNPPQQLEWDQKLWWVHIESMITMLKGYLHTGDERCWEWFEKLHEYTWEHFVDEEFGEWYGYLNRKGEILLPLKGGKWKGCFHVPRGLFQLWKTMERVQQKKKIETENLINS, from the coding sequence ATGAGCGAAACAGAATATATAGCGCTATACAAATCAAATTTATTAGACGATGTAGTCCCTTTCTGGGCAAACAATTCAATCGATGACGAAAATGGGGGTTTCTTTACCTGCCTCAGCAAAGAAGGTGAAGTTTATGATACAGATAAATTTATCTGGTTGCAATGTAGGCAGGTATGGACCTTTTCTATGCTTTATCTGAATGTAGAAAAGAATCCGGCATGGCTTGAAATTGCAGAAAATGGCGCAGCCTTTCTGATAAAACATGGTCGTAATGAAAATAAAGACTGGTATTTTTCCCTTACAAAAGAGGGAAAACCACTTGTTCAGGCTTATAATATCTTTTCAGATTGTTTTGCATCTATGGCCTTTGCCCAGCTGAGCAAAGCTACCGGTAATAGCAGTTATGCTGAGATTGCAAGGGAAACTTTTGATAACATCCTGAAGAGACAAAATAATCCGAAAGGGAAATACAGCAAAGCCTACCCCGGTACAAGAGACTTACAGGGTTTCTCACTGCCCATGATCCTGTGTAACCTGGTATTGGAAATTGAGCACTTGCTGGATAGCAGCCTGGTTGAAGATGTACTTAAAAATGGTGTAGATACAGTTGTCAATAAATTTTACAAACCTGAATATGGATTAATCCTGGAAAATATTGACCTGAACAACAATTTTAACGATTCTTATGAAGGTCGTCTGATCAATCCCGGTCATGGCCTGGAGTCAATGTGGTTTGTAATGGACATTGCAGAACGGAATAACGACACCGCACTGATCAGGAAATGTGTAGACATTTCACTTTCCATACTGGAATTTGGATGGGACAAAGAAAACAGAGGTATTTTTTACTTCCTTGATGTGAAAGGAAACCCGCCACAGCAACTGGAGTGGGATCAGAAATTATGGTGGGTACATATTGAATCTATGATTACTATGTTGAAAGGGTATCTGCATACCGGTGATGAGCGTTGCTGGGAATGGTTTGAAAAACTGCACGAATATACCTGGGAGCACTTTGTAGATGAGGAGTTTGGTGAATGGTACGGTTACCTGAACCGTAAGGGAGAAATTTTATTGCCGTTAAAAGGAGGCAAGTGGAAGGGCTGTTTCCATGTTCCAAGAGGTTTGTTCCAACTTTGGAAGACGATGGAAAGAGTTCAGCAAAAGAAAAAAATAGAAACAGAAAATCTTATAAATTCGTAA
- a CDS encoding endonuclease/exonuclease/phosphatase family protein — translation MKNTIKAFAVAALLIGTSCSKSKENKTEPETSKETLRVMSYNIHIGNPPSEAAGVVKLEATANAIKQGNPDLVALQEVDKFTTRSGIDLDQAKKLAELTGMNYYFAKALDRSNGEYGVAILSKFPIKTSSRYSLPVNAGTGAELRVVGIIQVELPNGKRIYFVSTHFDHLAESNRELHARELLKAIQPYKDSPVIVGGDFNMPPTSDTWNIIKTEMTMGCTTCPSTFPATNPNTTIDYLLLNKQASGYFSIKSYQTIAERYASDHVPIIAELQY, via the coding sequence ATGAAAAATACAATTAAAGCATTTGCTGTTGCAGCCCTGCTGATTGGTACATCCTGCTCAAAGAGTAAAGAAAATAAAACAGAGCCTGAAACGTCCAAAGAGACTTTGAGGGTGATGTCTTACAATATCCACATTGGTAATCCACCTTCAGAAGCTGCTGGCGTAGTTAAACTGGAAGCTACAGCAAATGCCATTAAGCAGGGGAACCCTGATCTGGTAGCCTTGCAGGAAGTAGATAAGTTCACTACACGTTCGGGTATTGACCTTGATCAGGCGAAAAAATTGGCCGAACTGACCGGAATGAACTATTATTTTGCCAAAGCGTTGGATCGCTCTAACGGAGAGTATGGGGTAGCCATTTTATCTAAGTTCCCTATCAAAACCAGTTCACGCTATTCTTTACCTGTAAATGCAGGTACAGGTGCCGAGTTGAGGGTGGTGGGTATCATTCAGGTGGAATTGCCTAATGGCAAAAGGATCTATTTTGTATCTACACATTTTGACCATCTTGCCGAAAGTAATCGTGAACTCCATGCCCGTGAATTGCTGAAAGCTATACAGCCCTATAAAGATTCGCCGGTGATTGTAGGCGGCGATTTTAATATGCCTCCAACCAGCGATACCTGGAACATCATTAAAACCGAAATGACTATGGGCTGTACCACTTGTCCGAGTACATTTCCTGCTACCAATCCCAACACAACGATCGATTACCTCCTGCTGAACAAACAAGCCTCGGGTTATTTCAGCATTAAAAGTTATCAGACTATAGCAGAACGTTACGCTTCTGACCATGTACCTATTATAGCCGAACTTCAATATTAA
- a CDS encoding FG-GAP-like repeat-containing protein: MKNVKDFFRIFNCPYLVFILVFVFIGCSKVDDNLKSPDKTKDKILSSSNLMIINSLNVKLLTLNVGLGASRLYSGSCFANSNPALNNIEFGDFNGDGITDIFSIFSGQWRYSSGAENGWIDLLSDATTLANLRFGDFNGDGITDVFTKTGNQWKYSSGGTGSWVNLATDSTIPFADLRFGDFDGDGKTDVFCKDAVRWKYSSGGTTAWINLKANTETIDQVRFGDFDGDGKTDVFTKTGSQWKYSSGGASSWANLGTDSTIPFADLRFGDFDGDGKTDVFCKDAVRWKYSSGGTTAWINLKANTETIDQVRFGDLDGDGKTDVFTLNAGEYLYSSGGAATWKNLDESFMLFCNLQSSCVKPLLLLDDAFEELANLLSTEFSGQYGIICLQEVNPSILDLIKTKLGGAWDYEYYSPTGTTHGIGTLSNIAYTKLQLWDYPQYGTKEKRGAIAQKFLLQNKFVWVVNTHLGLDEAERVQQVGEIITRYQTFTQTTPVAIVGDFNITDRYRHGSSVTITPGQESHYNNTIQALINSGLEKLDYYSTEVRPYSFHSWNAISNGIIVDYILWKDSINNTIPDVSNWRPGPFNAGWTNSVCPNILSGSRFASDHNGILLDFNIFGL; encoded by the coding sequence ATGAAAAACGTAAAAGATTTCTTTAGAATTTTTAATTGCCCGTATTTAGTTTTCATTTTGGTATTTGTTTTTATAGGTTGTAGTAAAGTTGATGATAATTTAAAGTCTCCAGATAAAACGAAAGATAAAATTTTATCATCATCAAATTTAATGATCATCAATTCTTTGAATGTAAAATTGCTTACACTCAATGTAGGTTTAGGAGCTAGTCGTTTGTACAGCGGTAGTTGTTTTGCGAACAGCAATCCAGCACTTAACAATATAGAATTTGGAGATTTCAATGGCGATGGCATTACTGATATTTTTTCAATTTTTTCTGGTCAATGGAGATATTCTTCCGGAGCAGAAAATGGATGGATTGATTTATTATCCGATGCTACCACTCTTGCTAATTTACGATTTGGAGATTTTAATGGCGATGGCATAACGGATGTTTTCACTAAAACTGGCAATCAATGGAAATATTCTTCGGGGGGTACAGGTTCCTGGGTAAACCTGGCCACAGATTCTACTATTCCTTTTGCGGATTTACGTTTTGGAGATTTTGATGGTGACGGTAAAACAGATGTTTTTTGCAAAGATGCTGTCCGATGGAAATATTCTTCGGGTGGCACTACTGCCTGGATAAATTTAAAAGCAAATACAGAAACCATTGATCAGGTGCGATTTGGAGATTTTGATGGCGACGGTAAAACAGATGTTTTTACTAAAACTGGTAGTCAGTGGAAATATTCCTCCGGCGGTGCAAGCTCATGGGCAAATCTGGGTACTGATTCTACCATCCCTTTTGCCGATTTACGATTCGGAGATTTTGATGGTGATGGTAAAACAGATGTTTTTTGCAAAGATGCTGTCCGATGGAAATATTCTTCGGGTGGCACTACTGCCTGGATAAATTTAAAAGCAAATACAGAAACCATTGACCAGGTGCGATTTGGAGATTTGGATGGGGATGGAAAGACAGATGTATTCACTTTAAATGCTGGTGAATATTTATACTCTTCTGGTGGAGCCGCAACCTGGAAAAATTTAGATGAATCTTTTATGTTGTTTTGCAATTTACAATCCAGCTGCGTTAAACCGCTTCTCCTTCTGGACGACGCATTTGAAGAACTTGCAAATTTACTTAGCACAGAGTTTTCGGGTCAATACGGGATCATATGCTTACAAGAGGTTAACCCTTCAATTTTAGACTTAATTAAGACTAAACTGGGAGGAGCATGGGATTATGAATATTATAGTCCAACTGGAACTACTCACGGAATTGGTACACTAAGTAACATAGCATATACCAAATTACAATTGTGGGATTATCCTCAGTATGGCACAAAAGAAAAAAGAGGGGCAATCGCACAAAAATTTCTACTGCAAAACAAATTTGTTTGGGTTGTTAATACACATCTTGGTTTAGATGAAGCGGAAAGAGTCCAGCAAGTAGGAGAAATTATAACAAGATACCAAACATTTACTCAAACTACTCCAGTCGCTATTGTTGGTGACTTCAATATAACAGATAGATATAGACATGGTTCAAGCGTTACCATTACCCCTGGACAGGAATCTCATTATAACAATACAATTCAGGCACTGATCAATTCAGGTTTAGAAAAGTTAGATTATTATAGTACTGAAGTTCGTCCTTATTCTTTTCACTCTTGGAACGCAATTTCTAACGGTATCATCGTTGACTATATTTTATGGAAAGATTCCATAAATAATACTATTCCTGACGTGTCAAATTGGAGACCTGGGCCTTTTAATGCAGGTTGGACAAATTCTGTTTGTCCGAATATACTCTCAGGTTCTAGATTTGCATCTGATCACAACGGTATTCTTCTTGATTTTAATATTTTTGGATTATAG
- a CDS encoding sugar MFS transporter, translating to MALLSSAGDIQVSTEHQKGSYVPALISLAVLYFMMGFITVLNDTLVPFFKQGFTLTYSQSSLVQFYFFLTYGLMSIPSGKLVEKIGYKNGMVAGFMIASLGAFLFFPASIYHQYALFLSALFIVAIGIVLLQVAANPYITVLGKPETAASRLTLVQGIGSMGTTIAPVFGAHFILSRLHESNTSSSALIKPYLLIGAGLLAIGLLVWRLNLPSITTSVSSTAKTGTERKPIFSYRNLKYGVIALFMYVGAEVSIGTFLTNYISDTLAIPEHAANLYLSFYWGGMLVGRFVGAYFLKFFQPARVLAIAAALAASLIVCSVMSSGVFAIWCMVAVGLCNAIMFAVIFSLSVQGLGAQTTRASGLLSTAIVGGAVLSFAQGLIKDHYSWQLAFIIPVLCYLYIVFYGLNGYKEKS from the coding sequence ATGGCACTTTTATCATCAGCAGGCGATATCCAGGTATCTACAGAACACCAGAAAGGTAGTTATGTTCCAGCACTTATATCGCTGGCAGTACTGTATTTTATGATGGGTTTTATTACTGTCCTTAACGACACACTGGTCCCGTTTTTTAAACAAGGCTTTACCTTAACCTATTCCCAGTCTTCACTGGTACAGTTTTATTTTTTCCTTACCTATGGACTGATGTCCATTCCTTCAGGAAAACTTGTAGAAAAGATTGGTTATAAAAATGGAATGGTCGCAGGCTTTATGATTGCTTCCTTAGGGGCCTTTTTATTCTTTCCGGCATCTATTTATCATCAATACGCACTCTTCCTTTCCGCTTTGTTTATTGTGGCTATTGGGATTGTATTGCTGCAGGTAGCAGCCAATCCTTACATTACTGTTCTGGGCAAGCCTGAAACAGCAGCATCAAGGTTAACACTGGTACAGGGAATTGGCTCTATGGGAACTACTATCGCTCCTGTATTCGGTGCCCATTTTATCCTGTCGCGTCTGCACGAATCCAATACTTCCAGTTCTGCCCTGATCAAACCTTATCTTTTAATAGGGGCAGGCCTCTTAGCCATTGGTTTACTTGTATGGCGTCTTAATTTGCCTTCCATTACTACCAGTGTTTCCAGTACAGCTAAAACCGGGACGGAAAGAAAACCTATTTTTAGTTACAGAAACCTCAAATATGGTGTAATAGCCTTGTTTATGTATGTTGGGGCAGAGGTTTCTATCGGGACCTTTTTAACCAATTACATTTCTGATACTTTAGCTATTCCTGAGCATGCAGCAAACTTGTACTTATCCTTTTACTGGGGTGGGATGCTGGTGGGCAGATTTGTAGGCGCTTATTTTTTGAAGTTTTTCCAACCGGCAAGAGTGTTGGCCATTGCTGCAGCTTTAGCCGCATCCCTGATTGTATGCTCGGTTATGAGTTCAGGAGTATTTGCTATATGGTGTATGGTGGCGGTTGGATTATGTAATGCCATTATGTTTGCGGTGATATTTTCTTTATCAGTACAAGGGTTAGGCGCCCAAACTACCAGGGCGTCAGGCTTGCTGTCTACAGCAATAGTAGGAGGAGCAGTACTCTCTTTTGCCCAGGGCCTGATCAAAGATCATTATTCCTGGCAACTGGCATTTATTATTCCTGTTCTCTGTTACCTGTATATTGTTTTTTATGGTTTGAATGGTTATAAAGAGAAAAGCTAA